The genome window ACATTCCGGTGATCGGCCGCGAACGCGCGCCGAACCTGGTCGCCTTCCTCGCCGCGCAGGGCCTGAACGCGGTCGCGCCGCCGAAGGACCTGACCGGGGCGATCCGCAGCCAGGACGTGGACCTGGCGCTGAAGATCGACGAAGACTACGCCAACGCCTGGCACGAAGGGCGCCCGGCGCTGGTGGAGATCATCAAGGACAGTACCCGCCGCGATGCCGACATCCCGACCCAGCGGGTGCAGGCAGCGTTGAGCATGTACGGCCAGCAGGTCGGCGCCTTGCGCCTGCTGGCGCGCGGCATCGACTCGCAGGTGTCGCGGCCGCTGGACGTGGCCTTGCAGGACCTGGCCACGCCCGAGGCCAAGCGCGGCGCGTTGCTGGCGATGCTGCTGCCGGTGCTGCTGACCATCACCTCGTTCATCGGCGGCGCCTACCTTATCCTCGACGCCACCGCCGGCGAACGCGAGCGGCAATCGCTGGAGCCGCTGCTGGCCACGCCGGCCTCGCGCAGCGCCATCGTCAGCGGCAAGATCGCCGCGGCCTGCATGGTCGGCCTGGTGTCGCTGCTGCTGACCCTGCTCGCGTTCAAGCTCAGCGCGCAGGTGGCCAGCGGCATCGGCCGCCAGCTCAACGTCGGCTTCGTGGCGATGCTGCAGATGCTGTTCGTGCTGTTGCCGATGCTGTTCATCGGCACCTCGCTGCTGACCTACCTGGCGGCGTCGGCCAAGAGCATGAAGGAGGCGCAGAGCCACATGACCTGGCTGATGCTGCTGCCGATGCTGCCCGGCTATGCGTTGATGGTGTATCCGCTGAAGACCACGCTGTGGCAGTTCGCGGTGCCGTTCCTGGCGCAGAACCAGATGCTGATGAAGATCATCCGCCGCGAGGCGATCGATCCGCAGATCTGGGCGGTGTACCTGTTGACCGGCTTCGG of Xanthomonas sacchari contains these proteins:
- a CDS encoding ABC transporter permease, with the protein product MSLLRTVFTVMRKELRDLSRDRRTLALALLLGPLLYPALILGMGALAESRVRTQIDKPLDIPVIGRERAPNLVAFLAAQGLNAVAPPKDLTGAIRSQDVDLALKIDEDYANAWHEGRPALVEIIKDSTRRDADIPTQRVQAALSMYGQQVGALRLLARGIDSQVSRPLDVALQDLATPEAKRGALLAMLLPVLLTITSFIGGAYLILDATAGERERQSLEPLLATPASRSAIVSGKIAAACMVGLVSLLLTLLAFKLSAQVASGIGRQLNVGFVAMLQMLFVLLPMLFIGTSLLTYLAASAKSMKEAQSHMTWLMLLPMLPGYALMVYPLKTTLWQFAVPFLAQNQMLMKIIRREAIDPQIWAVYLLTGFGLAALLWLAAVRRYRQEQLAISS